In one window of Henckelia pumila isolate YLH828 chromosome 1, ASM3356847v2, whole genome shotgun sequence DNA:
- the LOC140887050 gene encoding uncharacterized protein: protein MASRKRSISNDADVSALNKELDEALCPICMDHPHNAVFLICSSHGNGCRSFICDTSYRHSNCLDRFKKLGEDNPDRLPAPSLEHEGQVDSIVTFNGNSTTSSDIGVNHVDISLTAGNSTALVGIPGGSRQNSSHNVNPDFENVHPTSWESLNLDETYMEKSEKTSNLKCPLCRGDVLGWKVVEDARKYLNLKSRSCSHESCSFIGNYGELRRHARSVHPTVRPADVDPSRQSAWRRLEHQREYNDIVSAIRSAMPGAIVLGDYVIDNSDRFSAERDNAGGDSEGGRWLSRLLLYHMIDAMESGAELRGGRSRMLYRHRRSGGPFSRRRYLWGENILGLRENDGDRDEDSRDGIPDLNIDIVDDAPPNPRRRRRLTRTRSHEDQP from the coding sequence ATGGCTAGTAGAAAACGAAGCATATCAAACGATGCAGATGTCTCTGCTCTGAACAAGGAATTGGATGAAGCTTTATGCCCAATATGCATGGACCACCCACACAATGCTGTTTTTCTCATTTGCAGCTCCCATGGCAATGGCTGTCGCTCCTTCATTTGTGATACCAGTTACAGGCATTCAAATTGTTTGGATCGATTTAAAAAACTTGGAGAAGATAATCCTGATAGATTGCCTGCGCCGAGTTTGGAACATGAAGGACAAGTTGATTCTATTGTTACTTTTAATGGGAACTCAACGACCTCAAGTGATATCGGTGTGAATCATGTCGATATTTCTCTCACTGCAGGCAACTCTACAGCCCTTGTTGGCATACCTGGTGGATCAAGGCAAAATAGCTCCCACAATGTGAATCCTGATTTCGAAAATGTACATCCAACATCATGGGAAAGTCTTAATCTTGATGAAACCTACATGGAAAAGTCAGAGAAGACATCAAACCTGAAATGCCCTTTATGCCGAGGCGATGTTTTGGGCTGGAAAGTTGTGGAAGATGCAAGAAAATACCTTAACCTGAAGTCTCGAAGCTGCTCCCATGAATCGTGTTCATTCATTGGCAACTATGGGGAGCTACGTAGGCATGCTAGAAGTGTTCATCCAACAGTTCGTCCAGCTGATGTCGACCCATCAAGACAAAGTGCATGGCGTCGGCTTGAACACCAAAGAGAATATAATGATATAGTCAGTGCCATTCGATCAGCCATGCCTGGTGCGATAGTACTTGGTGATTATGTTATAGATAACAGTGATAGATTTTCAGCTGAAAGGGATAATGCTGGAGGTGACAGTGAAGGAGGTCGGTGGTTAAGCAGGTTATTATTGTATCATATGATTGACGCGATGGAATCAGGAGCTGAGCTAAGAGGTGGCAGGTCGAGAATGTTGTATAGGCACCGTCGCTCTGGTGGACCATTTTCAAGACGTCGTTATCTGTGGGGTGAAAATATATTAGGCCTCCGAGAAAACGATGGTGACCGTGATGAAGACAGTAGAGATGGTATACCAGATTTGAACATAGATATTGTTGATGATGCTCCTCCGAACCCGAGAAGGCGAAGGAGATTGACACGTACTCGGTCCCATGAAGATCAACCATAA